The following coding sequences lie in one Sphingobium sp. KCTC 72723 genomic window:
- a CDS encoding class I adenylate-forming enzyme family protein, whose amino-acid sequence MNIALFLEMAADAAPDRIALVCDGTRWTYADLLAGARGAAALIRQSGVAHVALLDESSEAAAMALFGAALAGVPYVPLNYRLADADLGALLARISPALIVGDGARVARICPDAANIVLARGDFVAQAQVLAVDAATDADEGDDVAIQLFTSGTTAAPKAAILRHANLVSYILGTVEFAAAPEEDAALVSVPPYHIAGIAALLSSIYAMRRILMLPAFSPEAWLALAAEERASNAFVVPTMLARIIETMGKGGAPDLSALRAIAYGGGKMPTELIHQALDLFPATGFTNAYGLTETSSTIALLGPDEHRAAHGSADAQVRARLGSVGRPLPTVEIEIRDEDGAVLPPGAPGEIYVRGEQVSGEYRERSALDADGWFPTRDAGYIDAEGYLFLSGRADDVIVRGGENISPGEIEDVVMSHPAVAEAAAVAIPSHEWGESVGLIVVPRAGHDAPDADELKQIVRARLRSSRVPEQVLFADALPYNEMGKLLRREIKKLFAA is encoded by the coding sequence ATGAACATCGCCCTTTTTCTGGAAATGGCCGCCGATGCCGCGCCCGACCGGATCGCTTTAGTGTGCGACGGCACGCGCTGGACCTATGCCGACCTGTTGGCGGGTGCGCGCGGGGCCGCTGCGCTGATCCGGCAAAGCGGCGTTGCGCATGTCGCGTTGCTCGACGAAAGCAGCGAGGCGGCGGCGATGGCGCTGTTCGGTGCGGCGCTGGCTGGTGTGCCTTATGTACCGTTGAATTACCGGCTGGCCGACGCGGATCTGGGCGCGTTGCTGGCGCGGATCAGCCCGGCGCTGATCGTTGGGGATGGCGCGCGGGTGGCGCGGATATGCCCCGATGCGGCCAATATCGTGCTGGCACGCGGCGATTTCGTCGCACAGGCGCAAGTGCTGGCGGTGGATGCGGCGACGGACGCGGATGAGGGCGACGATGTCGCGATCCAGCTATTCACCAGCGGCACGACCGCTGCGCCCAAGGCAGCGATCTTGCGCCACGCCAATCTGGTGTCTTACATCCTTGGCACGGTGGAGTTCGCCGCCGCGCCGGAGGAGGACGCTGCGCTGGTCAGCGTACCGCCATATCATATTGCGGGCATCGCCGCGTTGCTGAGTTCCATCTATGCGATGCGGCGCATATTGATGCTGCCCGCCTTTTCGCCCGAAGCCTGGCTGGCGCTGGCGGCGGAAGAGCGGGCGAGCAATGCGTTCGTCGTGCCGACCATGCTGGCGCGGATCATCGAGACGATGGGTAAAGGTGGAGCGCCAGACCTTTCCGCGTTGCGCGCCATCGCTTATGGTGGCGGCAAGATGCCCACCGAATTGATTCATCAGGCGCTGGACCTGTTTCCCGCCACGGGCTTTACCAATGCCTATGGCCTGACCGAAACCAGTTCGACCATCGCCCTGTTGGGACCGGACGAGCATCGCGCAGCCCATGGGTCGGCCGATGCGCAGGTGCGGGCGCGGCTGGGGTCGGTCGGGCGGCCGCTGCCCACCGTCGAAATCGAAATTCGCGACGAGGATGGCGCTGTGCTGCCGCCGGGCGCGCCGGGCGAAATCTATGTGCGCGGCGAACAGGTGTCGGGCGAATATCGCGAACGCAGCGCGCTGGACGCGGACGGATGGTTCCCGACGCGCGACGCGGGTTATATCGATGCGGAAGGCTATCTGTTCCTGTCGGGCCGGGCCGACGATGTGATCGTACGCGGGGGGGAGAATATTTCACCCGGCGAGATCGAGGATGTGGTGATGAGCCATCCCGCCGTGGCAGAGGCAGCGGCTGTCGCCATCCCGTCGCACGAATGGGGCGAGTCAGTGGGCCTGATCGTCGTGCCGCGCGCCGGGCATGATGCGCCGGACGCGGACGAGTTGAAGCAGATCGTGCGCGCCCGGTTGCGGTCGTCGCGGGTGCCAGAACAAGTGCTGTTTGCCGACGCGCTGCCCTATAATGAAATGGGCAAGCTGTTGCGGCGTGAGATCAAGAAATTGTTTGCGGCCTGA